In the genome of Parus major isolate Abel chromosome 3, Parus_major1.1, whole genome shotgun sequence, the window AACTttcatgtgtatatatatatatatatatatatatatatatatatataacaataCATACACTGGTCTTTTTGTGAgagactgaaaggaaaaattgtaGCTGATGAAATTGCTGATCAATTttctaataatattttctaaataagcATTCAATACAATGTATTGCCATTATAAAAAACAGAATCCATGCTCTTTTTGTAtccttcagtttttattttcaaaatgactTCTTAAATTCACATCCATCACAGATATGTCAGTTTGTTCATAATGCTGCCAGTTGTTGCAAACTGTTGAAGTAGTATCACAGTATCTGTGTTAAACTTGTATGTAATGTCCAACAAATCAGCATGCTAATTTCAACATAAATTTCCTGGCTCCTCCAAGGCACACATAAAACTAAGCAGTgaacttttttgtttatttctctatttGTGACATTTGGTTAAGTGGCTCCACCTGCTGTTTTGGTAACTAAGAAAATGAAGTAGtactaaaaaaacccataataGTGCCAGAATTCTGACAGCAGTAAAATGAATTATCAGTTGTGACCTTTCTattgtgtaaatattttatgagaggaaaaaagcctttcagaCAGTATCTGAAAATACAACATTCATATACTTACAAAAGAACCAGTGCCATGGGCCACTTTTGAAAGTAGGGGGcagagaagaacaaaattttcaCTACTTAAATGTAGCATCAAGTTGCttctgaaaagctgctgcaCCTGCACAGACAACTTTCTGCAATTTCATTCATCAAATATGATGATTCATTCATCAAATCTGATGACCTGCTAAATCTGATGACctgtctgggattttttttctccttacttAATAGTCTGCATCTACTTGCACAGCATTTTCTAACCTCTCTGATGACCCTGAATGtattgaagcaaaaaaaaaaaaaaatttctagaGGCCTTATATCTCACAATTCCAACAAATTTGCACTTGTTACTTGTAAGGGCCATGAAACACTTTTACTCTGAATGTCAGGCTCTTAGTGACCAACACAGCAGCTGAAACTTGACTTCTATGAGGTTGAGGTTAAATTAACCCTTCATGCATTTTACCACCATGCTACATTGTCTGCAAATATGTTGTTGATCAACCTGGCTGATCTGGTTTCCTCTCTCTTACAGGTGTGCAGCTAAGGGGGGAACAAGGACCCCCTGGTCCCCCAGGCCCCGTTGGACCAAGAGGACAACCAGGTCCTGCAGGAAAACCAGGGTTTGGAAGTCCAGGTCCCCAGGGTCCTCCCGGTCCCCCAGGACCACCTGGGTTCTCTGCGGTCGGAAAGCCAGGAGTGCCAGGTCTACCAGGAAAGCCAGGAGCAAGAGGACTAAATGGTGAAAAAGGAGAACCTGGACCTGTTGGACTCCCAGGAGCAAGAGggccacaagggccccctggcagccccggccccgcaggACTGACTGTCCCTGGCAAGCCAGGACCACAGGGCCCTCCAGGAGCTCAGGGGCCAAGGGGTCCCCCTGGTGAGAAGGGAGAGCCAGGTATCCCAGGTATAAATggacaaaagggagaaaacGGATTCGGAATTCCAGGCCGCCCAGGTGGCAGGGGTCTTCCAGGCCCACAGGGACCCCGGGGCCCCCCTGGTCCTGCTGGGATAGGGAAGCCTGGTGAAAACGGCCTGCCAGGTCAGCCAGGTCTGAAAGGTGACCGAGGTTTTCCAGGTGCACCTGGAGCAGTTGGTCTCCCAGGTCCCCAGGGTCTCCCAGGTGAACCTGGAGAAGTTGGCATCGGCAAGCCTGGGCCAATGGGaccaccaggagcagcaggtaTCCCTGGAGCCAAGGGACATCCTGGACCTGCAGGGTTGCCCGGATCCCCGGGACTGCCAGGTTTTGGAAAGCCAGGATTGCCAGGGATGAAGGGACACAGAGGGCCTGAAGGTCCTCCTGGCCTTCCAGGACCTAAAGGAGACCAAGGTCCAGCTGGTGTACCAGGAGAACCAGGGCCGGTTGGGCCACCAGGGAGCATGGGCCCTCATGGACTCAAAGGTTTGCCCGGTGAGAATGGCCTACCTGGGCCCAAAGGTGACATGGGCCCTGCAGGCCACCCAGGATTTCCAGGGGCCAAGGGGGAACGAGGCCTACCAGGATTAGAGGGAAAACCGGGATACCCAGGTGAGCAGGGTCTTGCTGGTCCTAagggacacccagggctccCAGGTCCAAAAGGTGATACAGGTCCTGCTGGGCTACCTGGGCTGCCTGGTCCAATGGGTCCTCAAGGAGCCAAGGGAGTGCCAGGGACCAACGGTGAGCCAGGCCCCAGAGGGCCTTCAGGAATACCTGGGATCAGAGGTCCCATTGGCCCCCCTGGcctgccaggagctcctggtGCGAAGGGTGagccaggagcaccaggactgccGGGCCCAGCAGGCATTTCCACGAAAGGCTTAAGTGGACCCATGGGACCACCTGGACCCCCTGGGCCTAAAGGCAGCAATGGTGAGCCTGGCTTGCCCGGCCCCCCAGGTCCTCCTGGTCCCCCTGGCCAAGCTGTAATGCCCGAAGGCTATGTTAAAGCAGGAGAGTCTCGGGAGCTATCAGGGATATCTTTCATAAAAGGAGGCGTAAACCAAGCTCTGACAGGGATGCCAGTGTCTGCTTTCAGTGTCATCCTCTCAAAAGCCTACCCTGCAGCAACAGTCCCCATCAAATTTGATAAAATCTTGTACAATAGGCAGCAACACTATGACCCCAGAACAGGAATCTTCACCTGCAGGACCCCTGGACTGTACTATTTCTCCTACCATGTACATGCAAAAGGAACAAACGTTTGGGTTGCACTCTACAAAAATGGCACCCCAATTATGTACACCTATGATGAGTACAAGAAAGGATACCTTGACCAGGCCTCTGGCAGTGCTGTCATTGATCTCATGGAGAATGATCAAGTATGGCTCCAACTGCCCAATTCAGAATCTAATGGTCTCTATTCCTCTGAGTACGTTCACTCTTCTTTCTCAGGTTTCCTGTTTTCTCACATCTAATATCCCACTTACCCTGTCCTGACACACTCTCCTTCAGACCATTTTAACCAGGTACTGATCTGATTTGTCCTTAGCAGGTCATGCAACTTTTGCAACAGGAATGGAGGAGGGAACGAGTAATTGGAAGAGAGTGGTTCAACCCTagtagaaaaatattgtattgTTTTAGAGAATtgtcataaaaatgttttgaatgaTAATTAATTGACTGACTGAATGCAACATAAAAATTTTATGAATTAATATAATACAGCAGTctctgtccttttttcttttttttttctttcaaaaggaaaatcagaatttctaaCTATCACACCTCATAACACAATAAAGGATGCTAAATTATATTTCACTATACTGGAATTAACTGAAGGCATTTTATTCCAAGTAAATGGTCTCAAATACACCACAGTCACCTCAACTGAACAATACACTTCAGGAACATTTTAAATCCAG includes:
- the COL10A1 gene encoding collagen alpha-1(X) chain; the encoded protein is MHLQVSLLLLFCLNIVHGGDGYFSERYQKQSSIKGPHFLPYNVKSQGVQLRGEQGPPGPPGPVGPRGQPGPAGKPGFGSPGPQGPPGPPGPPGFSAVGKPGVPGLPGKPGARGLNGEKGEPGPVGLPGARGPQGPPGSPGPAGLTVPGKPGPQGPPGAQGPRGPPGEKGEPGIPGINGQKGENGFGIPGRPGGRGLPGPQGPRGPPGPAGIGKPGENGLPGQPGLKGDRGFPGAPGAVGLPGPQGLPGEPGEVGIGKPGPMGPPGAAGIPGAKGHPGPAGLPGSPGLPGFGKPGLPGMKGHRGPEGPPGLPGPKGDQGPAGVPGEPGPVGPPGSMGPHGLKGLPGENGLPGPKGDMGPAGHPGFPGAKGERGLPGLEGKPGYPGEQGLAGPKGHPGLPGPKGDTGPAGLPGLPGPMGPQGAKGVPGTNGEPGPRGPSGIPGIRGPIGPPGLPGAPGAKGEPGAPGLPGPAGISTKGLSGPMGPPGPPGPKGSNGEPGLPGPPGPPGPPGQAVMPEGYVKAGESRELSGISFIKGGVNQALTGMPVSAFSVILSKAYPAATVPIKFDKILYNRQQHYDPRTGIFTCRTPGLYYFSYHVHAKGTNVWVALYKNGTPIMYTYDEYKKGYLDQASGSAVIDLMENDQVWLQLPNSESNGLYSSEYVHSSFSGFLFSHI